Proteins encoded by one window of Anopheles maculipalpis chromosome 2RL, idAnoMacuDA_375_x, whole genome shotgun sequence:
- the LOC126557049 gene encoding putative uncharacterized protein DDB_G0291608 isoform X1, with protein sequence MMNPNHSGASRRPYSRGAVPRNRSRMPFSPHHTHHSNRNHGGHNQSWYNKDMENSFNYGDNGSSPKESSFTYTSKSPPVQLHSPPLVGRQTAAALLMPYGAADDGSINNRSQQILRAGPSHIDRHRINMGGNSMQDRNRHTMSASSIDRHSNHFEGPSNSTRGSDLHGGGDARSVLSMDSMRNSRDNNGGARERFSPHYHSGPGGNGSGPAGGGGGGGGNVGGNQSSSPPYCPVDGIAGNGGIKSDSPSRKRRRVSSRLPSQSPPAAIWEHRRSPRNGGAMMSLMGTSGGNGNGGGSNGGLGNHAMNGHHNLSLQQQQQQPQSSQNVQQQQQQVPPQLLHRDHPQQQQQQQQQQHHHHQLHHHHHHSQQQQQQQQQSHHHSNGGGGSHMHPSSGGNLAAAIISQLQSHVHHPQGSPPIRRPRFHREQQQQQQQQPQQQQQQQQPQQQQRPWESLTQVFQQAPAAQAQHQHPASSLMVDINQVPVSLPLGHHHEQLWTYSAGPHISICSGHPAAPHLPPCQVHGVYSQPFAQTCGIGGHFGSFASSAGPALAVPHPPPHQAHYQHPHLAQQRADGLSLDGLEHAGASPLHLSPLTTHAHHLHGGSPQMTQLTAAAQPIYISTEVSAVGSEVPRTGVTPAGTLIPLIANVPQGRNYEILHRTVRRAITAPRRNFARFHWPGPPPPPPPPPPPAHHQHHHAGHHHPTHHHRPHAPPPPPAALQAHPQPLGHPQPAHVTLSATTSAYSGILLNFLPVRCPFRAMFPLSTYGPPDLNSPDSNETENYEALLSLAERLGEAKPRGLARPEIDQLPSYKFNAETHTGDQTSCVVCMCDFEARQILRVLPCSHEFHAKCVDKWLRSNRTCPICRGNASEYFESSEEQ encoded by the exons ATGATGAATCCGAACCATTCCGGTGCGTCACGGCGCCCGTACTCGCGCGGTGCCGTACCGCGCAACCGTTCCCGGATGCCCTTTTCACCGCACCATACCCATCACTCGAACCGCAATCATGGTGGACATAACCAGTCCTGGTACAACAAGGACATGGAGAATAGCTTTAACTATGG TGATAATGGAAGTAGTCCCAAAGAATCATCCTTCACCTATACGTCCAAGTCCCCGCCAGTGCAGTTGCATTCCCCTCCTTTAGTGGGCCGCCAAACGGCGGCAGCACTTCTAATGCCTTACGGTGCCGCAGACGATGGTAGTATTAATAATAGATCTCAACAAATTCTTAGAGCCGGCCCGAGCCACATTGACCGGCACCGGATCAATATGGGCGGTAATAGTATGCAGGATCGCAACCGGCACACGATGAGTGCGTCCTCGATTGATCGCCATTCG AACCACTTCGAGGGACCATCGAATTCGACGCGAGGCTCGGACCTTCATGGCGGTGGTGATGCACGTTCTGTGCTATCGATGGACTCGATGCGAAACAGCCGCGATAATAATGGCGGTGCTCGGGAGCGCTTCAGTCCCCACTACCACTCCGGTCCGGGCGGAAACGGTTCCGGTCCggcaggaggaggaggaggaggaggagggaaTGTTGGTGGGAATCAGTCGTCTTCGCCCCCGTACTGTCCGGTGGATGGAATTGCCGGTAATGGTGGTATCAAATCGGACAGTCCGTCGCGCAAGAGACGCCGTGTTTCGTCCCGACTGCCTAGCCAGTCGCCGCCCGCTGCCATCTGGGAACATCGACGTTCGCCGCGCAATGGCGGTGCCATGATGTCTTTGATGGGGACGAGCGGTGGCAATGGGAACGGTGGTGGTAGCAATGGAGGACTGGGGAACCATGCAATGAACGGACATCACAACCTGTCgttgcaacagcaacagcagcagccccaGTCGTCGCAGAacgttcagcagcagcaacagcaggtaCCGCCACAGCTACTCCATCGGGATCatcctcagcagcagcagcagcagcaacagcagcagcaccatcatcaccagctacaccatcatcaccatcactcccagcagcaacaacagcagcagcagcaatcacATCACCACTCGAACGGTGGCGGCGGATCTCATATGCATCCAAGCTCTGGCGGTAATCTGGCAGCTGCTATCATTTCCCAGCTTCAATCCCACGTGCACCATCCACAGGGTAGTCCCCCTATACGCCGGCCACGCTTTCACCgtgaacagcaacaacaacagcaacaacagccacagcaacagcaacaacagcagcagccccagcagcaacagcgtcCCTGGGAATCGCTCACGCAGGTATTCCAGCAAGCTCCGGCGGCACAGGCACAGCACCAGCATCCGGCCTCTTCACTGATGGTCGATATCAATCAGGTTCCAGTTAGTCTACCGCTTGGCCATCACCACGAGCAGCTGTGGACGTACTCGGCTGGACCACACATATCGATCTGTTCCGGACACCCAGCTGCACCACATTTGCCGCCATGTCAG GTCCATGGAGTGTACTCGCAACCGTTTGCACAAACTTGTGGTATCGGAGGCCACTTTGGCAGCTTTGCATCGTCGGCCGGACCGGCACTAGCCGTTCCACATCCACCGCCGCACCAAGCGCATTATCAACATCCACACCTGGCACAACAG CGTGCCGATGGTCTTTCGCTGGACGGATTGGAGCATGCCGGTGCATCACCCTTGCATCTGTCGCCGTTAACCACGCACGCACATCATCTGCACGGTGGTTCGCCGCAGATGACGCAGCTGACTGCAGCGGCCCAACCGATCTACATCTCCACCGAGGTAAGTGCCGTGGGTAGTGAGGTGCCCCGTACGGGCGTCACACCCGCCGGAACACTGATCCCACTGATCGCGAACGTCCCGCAGGGTCGAAACTATGAGATACTGCACCGGACGGTTCGCCGGGCGATCACGGCACCGCGGCGCAACTTTGCCCGCTTCCACTGGCCAggtccaccgccaccgccgccaccaccaccaccgccggccCATCACCAGCACCATCATGCGGGTCACCACCATCCGACGCATCACCATCGGCCACATGCCCCACCGCCGCCGCCAGCCGCTCTGCAGGCCCATCCACAACCGCTCGGCCATCCGCAACCGGCCCACGTCACACTGTCGGCCACGACGTCGGCCTACTCGGGCATACTGCTGAACTTCCT ACCCGTCCGATGTCCTTTCAGAGCCATGTTCCCGCTGTCCACGTACGGTCCGCCGGATCTCAACTCACCCGATTCGAATGAGACGGAAAACTACGAAGCACTGCTAAGCTTGGCCGAACGTCTTGGGGAGGCAAAACCGCGTGGTCTTGCGCGGCCCGAAATTGATCAGCTGCCGAGCTACAAGTTTAACGCAGAAACTCACACCG GTGATCAAACATCGTGTGTGGTTTGCATGTGTGATTTCGAGGCCCGTCAGATCTTGCGAGTACTACCATGTTCGCATGAGTTCCACGCCAAATGCGTCGATAAGTGGCTACGG TCTAACCGTACGTGTCCAATTTGCCGTGGTAACGCATCGGAGTACTTCGAAAGCAGCGAGGAGCAGTAA
- the LOC126557049 gene encoding putative uncharacterized protein DDB_G0291608 isoform X3, whose product MMNPNHSGASRRPYSRGAVPRNRSRMPFSPHHTHHSNRNHGGHNQSWYNKDMENSFNYGAGPSHIDRHRINMGGNSMQDRNRHTMSASSIDRHSNHFEGPSNSTRGSDLHGGGDARSVLSMDSMRNSRDNNGGARERFSPHYHSGPGGNGSGPAGGGGGGGGNVGGNQSSSPPYCPVDGIAGNGGIKSDSPSRKRRRVSSRLPSQSPPAAIWEHRRSPRNGGAMMSLMGTSGGNGNGGGSNGGLGNHAMNGHHNLSLQQQQQQPQSSQNVQQQQQQVPPQLLHRDHPQQQQQQQQQQHHHHQLHHHHHHSQQQQQQQQQSHHHSNGGGGSHMHPSSGGNLAAAIISQLQSHVHHPQGSPPIRRPRFHREQQQQQQQQPQQQQQQQQPQQQQRPWESLTQVFQQAPAAQAQHQHPASSLMVDINQVPVSLPLGHHHEQLWTYSAGPHISICSGHPAAPHLPPCQVHGVYSQPFAQTCGIGGHFGSFASSAGPALAVPHPPPHQAHYQHPHLAQQRADGLSLDGLEHAGASPLHLSPLTTHAHHLHGGSPQMTQLTAAAQPIYISTEGRNYEILHRTVRRAITAPRRNFARFHWPGPPPPPPPPPPPAHHQHHHAGHHHPTHHHRPHAPPPPPAALQAHPQPLGHPQPAHVTLSATTSAYSGILLNFLAMFPLSTYGPPDLNSPDSNETENYEALLSLAERLGEAKPRGLARPEIDQLPSYKFNAETHTGDQTSCVVCMCDFEARQILRVLPCSHEFHAKCVDKWLRSNRTCPICRGNASEYFESSEEQ is encoded by the exons ATGATGAATCCGAACCATTCCGGTGCGTCACGGCGCCCGTACTCGCGCGGTGCCGTACCGCGCAACCGTTCCCGGATGCCCTTTTCACCGCACCATACCCATCACTCGAACCGCAATCATGGTGGACATAACCAGTCCTGGTACAACAAGGACATGGAGAATAGCTTTAACTATGG AGCCGGCCCGAGCCACATTGACCGGCACCGGATCAATATGGGCGGTAATAGTATGCAGGATCGCAACCGGCACACGATGAGTGCGTCCTCGATTGATCGCCATTCG AACCACTTCGAGGGACCATCGAATTCGACGCGAGGCTCGGACCTTCATGGCGGTGGTGATGCACGTTCTGTGCTATCGATGGACTCGATGCGAAACAGCCGCGATAATAATGGCGGTGCTCGGGAGCGCTTCAGTCCCCACTACCACTCCGGTCCGGGCGGAAACGGTTCCGGTCCggcaggaggaggaggaggaggaggagggaaTGTTGGTGGGAATCAGTCGTCTTCGCCCCCGTACTGTCCGGTGGATGGAATTGCCGGTAATGGTGGTATCAAATCGGACAGTCCGTCGCGCAAGAGACGCCGTGTTTCGTCCCGACTGCCTAGCCAGTCGCCGCCCGCTGCCATCTGGGAACATCGACGTTCGCCGCGCAATGGCGGTGCCATGATGTCTTTGATGGGGACGAGCGGTGGCAATGGGAACGGTGGTGGTAGCAATGGAGGACTGGGGAACCATGCAATGAACGGACATCACAACCTGTCgttgcaacagcaacagcagcagccccaGTCGTCGCAGAacgttcagcagcagcaacagcaggtaCCGCCACAGCTACTCCATCGGGATCatcctcagcagcagcagcagcagcaacagcagcagcaccatcatcaccagctacaccatcatcaccatcactcccagcagcaacaacagcagcagcagcaatcacATCACCACTCGAACGGTGGCGGCGGATCTCATATGCATCCAAGCTCTGGCGGTAATCTGGCAGCTGCTATCATTTCCCAGCTTCAATCCCACGTGCACCATCCACAGGGTAGTCCCCCTATACGCCGGCCACGCTTTCACCgtgaacagcaacaacaacagcaacaacagccacagcaacagcaacaacagcagcagccccagcagcaacagcgtcCCTGGGAATCGCTCACGCAGGTATTCCAGCAAGCTCCGGCGGCACAGGCACAGCACCAGCATCCGGCCTCTTCACTGATGGTCGATATCAATCAGGTTCCAGTTAGTCTACCGCTTGGCCATCACCACGAGCAGCTGTGGACGTACTCGGCTGGACCACACATATCGATCTGTTCCGGACACCCAGCTGCACCACATTTGCCGCCATGTCAG GTCCATGGAGTGTACTCGCAACCGTTTGCACAAACTTGTGGTATCGGAGGCCACTTTGGCAGCTTTGCATCGTCGGCCGGACCGGCACTAGCCGTTCCACATCCACCGCCGCACCAAGCGCATTATCAACATCCACACCTGGCACAACAG CGTGCCGATGGTCTTTCGCTGGACGGATTGGAGCATGCCGGTGCATCACCCTTGCATCTGTCGCCGTTAACCACGCACGCACATCATCTGCACGGTGGTTCGCCGCAGATGACGCAGCTGACTGCAGCGGCCCAACCGATCTACATCTCCACCGAG GGTCGAAACTATGAGATACTGCACCGGACGGTTCGCCGGGCGATCACGGCACCGCGGCGCAACTTTGCCCGCTTCCACTGGCCAggtccaccgccaccgccgccaccaccaccaccgccggccCATCACCAGCACCATCATGCGGGTCACCACCATCCGACGCATCACCATCGGCCACATGCCCCACCGCCGCCGCCAGCCGCTCTGCAGGCCCATCCACAACCGCTCGGCCATCCGCAACCGGCCCACGTCACACTGTCGGCCACGACGTCGGCCTACTCGGGCATACTGCTGAACTTCCT AGCCATGTTCCCGCTGTCCACGTACGGTCCGCCGGATCTCAACTCACCCGATTCGAATGAGACGGAAAACTACGAAGCACTGCTAAGCTTGGCCGAACGTCTTGGGGAGGCAAAACCGCGTGGTCTTGCGCGGCCCGAAATTGATCAGCTGCCGAGCTACAAGTTTAACGCAGAAACTCACACCG GTGATCAAACATCGTGTGTGGTTTGCATGTGTGATTTCGAGGCCCGTCAGATCTTGCGAGTACTACCATGTTCGCATGAGTTCCACGCCAAATGCGTCGATAAGTGGCTACGG TCTAACCGTACGTGTCCAATTTGCCGTGGTAACGCATCGGAGTACTTCGAAAGCAGCGAGGAGCAGTAA
- the LOC126557049 gene encoding putative uncharacterized protein DDB_G0291608 isoform X2, translating to MMNPNHSGASRRPYSRGAVPRNRSRMPFSPHHTHHSNRNHGGHNQSWYNKDMENSFNYGDNGSSPKESSFTYTSKSPPVQLHSPPLVGRQTAAALLMPYGAADDGSINNRSQQILRAGPSHIDRHRINMGGNSMQDRNRHTMSASSIDRHSNHFEGPSNSTRGSDLHGGGDARSVLSMDSMRNSRDNNGGARERFSPHYHSGPGGNGSGPAGGGGGGGGNVGGNQSSSPPYCPVDGIAGNGGIKSDSPSRKRRRVSSRLPSQSPPAAIWEHRRSPRNGGAMMSLMGTSGGNGNGGGSNGGLGNHAMNGHHNLSLQQQQQQPQSSQNVQQQQQQVPPQLLHRDHPQQQQQQQQQQHHHHQLHHHHHHSQQQQQQQQQSHHHSNGGGGSHMHPSSGGNLAAAIISQLQSHVHHPQGSPPIRRPRFHREQQQQQQQQPQQQQQQQQPQQQQRPWESLTQVFQQAPAAQAQHQHPASSLMVDINQVPVSLPLGHHHEQLWTYSAGPHISICSGHPAAPHLPPCQVHGVYSQPFAQTCGIGGHFGSFASSAGPALAVPHPPPHQAHYQHPHLAQQRADGLSLDGLEHAGASPLHLSPLTTHAHHLHGGSPQMTQLTAAAQPIYISTEGRNYEILHRTVRRAITAPRRNFARFHWPGPPPPPPPPPPPAHHQHHHAGHHHPTHHHRPHAPPPPPAALQAHPQPLGHPQPAHVTLSATTSAYSGILLNFLAMFPLSTYGPPDLNSPDSNETENYEALLSLAERLGEAKPRGLARPEIDQLPSYKFNAETHTGDQTSCVVCMCDFEARQILRVLPCSHEFHAKCVDKWLRSNRTCPICRGNASEYFESSEEQ from the exons ATGATGAATCCGAACCATTCCGGTGCGTCACGGCGCCCGTACTCGCGCGGTGCCGTACCGCGCAACCGTTCCCGGATGCCCTTTTCACCGCACCATACCCATCACTCGAACCGCAATCATGGTGGACATAACCAGTCCTGGTACAACAAGGACATGGAGAATAGCTTTAACTATGG TGATAATGGAAGTAGTCCCAAAGAATCATCCTTCACCTATACGTCCAAGTCCCCGCCAGTGCAGTTGCATTCCCCTCCTTTAGTGGGCCGCCAAACGGCGGCAGCACTTCTAATGCCTTACGGTGCCGCAGACGATGGTAGTATTAATAATAGATCTCAACAAATTCTTAGAGCCGGCCCGAGCCACATTGACCGGCACCGGATCAATATGGGCGGTAATAGTATGCAGGATCGCAACCGGCACACGATGAGTGCGTCCTCGATTGATCGCCATTCG AACCACTTCGAGGGACCATCGAATTCGACGCGAGGCTCGGACCTTCATGGCGGTGGTGATGCACGTTCTGTGCTATCGATGGACTCGATGCGAAACAGCCGCGATAATAATGGCGGTGCTCGGGAGCGCTTCAGTCCCCACTACCACTCCGGTCCGGGCGGAAACGGTTCCGGTCCggcaggaggaggaggaggaggaggagggaaTGTTGGTGGGAATCAGTCGTCTTCGCCCCCGTACTGTCCGGTGGATGGAATTGCCGGTAATGGTGGTATCAAATCGGACAGTCCGTCGCGCAAGAGACGCCGTGTTTCGTCCCGACTGCCTAGCCAGTCGCCGCCCGCTGCCATCTGGGAACATCGACGTTCGCCGCGCAATGGCGGTGCCATGATGTCTTTGATGGGGACGAGCGGTGGCAATGGGAACGGTGGTGGTAGCAATGGAGGACTGGGGAACCATGCAATGAACGGACATCACAACCTGTCgttgcaacagcaacagcagcagccccaGTCGTCGCAGAacgttcagcagcagcaacagcaggtaCCGCCACAGCTACTCCATCGGGATCatcctcagcagcagcagcagcagcaacagcagcagcaccatcatcaccagctacaccatcatcaccatcactcccagcagcaacaacagcagcagcagcaatcacATCACCACTCGAACGGTGGCGGCGGATCTCATATGCATCCAAGCTCTGGCGGTAATCTGGCAGCTGCTATCATTTCCCAGCTTCAATCCCACGTGCACCATCCACAGGGTAGTCCCCCTATACGCCGGCCACGCTTTCACCgtgaacagcaacaacaacagcaacaacagccacagcaacagcaacaacagcagcagccccagcagcaacagcgtcCCTGGGAATCGCTCACGCAGGTATTCCAGCAAGCTCCGGCGGCACAGGCACAGCACCAGCATCCGGCCTCTTCACTGATGGTCGATATCAATCAGGTTCCAGTTAGTCTACCGCTTGGCCATCACCACGAGCAGCTGTGGACGTACTCGGCTGGACCACACATATCGATCTGTTCCGGACACCCAGCTGCACCACATTTGCCGCCATGTCAG GTCCATGGAGTGTACTCGCAACCGTTTGCACAAACTTGTGGTATCGGAGGCCACTTTGGCAGCTTTGCATCGTCGGCCGGACCGGCACTAGCCGTTCCACATCCACCGCCGCACCAAGCGCATTATCAACATCCACACCTGGCACAACAG CGTGCCGATGGTCTTTCGCTGGACGGATTGGAGCATGCCGGTGCATCACCCTTGCATCTGTCGCCGTTAACCACGCACGCACATCATCTGCACGGTGGTTCGCCGCAGATGACGCAGCTGACTGCAGCGGCCCAACCGATCTACATCTCCACCGAG GGTCGAAACTATGAGATACTGCACCGGACGGTTCGCCGGGCGATCACGGCACCGCGGCGCAACTTTGCCCGCTTCCACTGGCCAggtccaccgccaccgccgccaccaccaccaccgccggccCATCACCAGCACCATCATGCGGGTCACCACCATCCGACGCATCACCATCGGCCACATGCCCCACCGCCGCCGCCAGCCGCTCTGCAGGCCCATCCACAACCGCTCGGCCATCCGCAACCGGCCCACGTCACACTGTCGGCCACGACGTCGGCCTACTCGGGCATACTGCTGAACTTCCT AGCCATGTTCCCGCTGTCCACGTACGGTCCGCCGGATCTCAACTCACCCGATTCGAATGAGACGGAAAACTACGAAGCACTGCTAAGCTTGGCCGAACGTCTTGGGGAGGCAAAACCGCGTGGTCTTGCGCGGCCCGAAATTGATCAGCTGCCGAGCTACAAGTTTAACGCAGAAACTCACACCG GTGATCAAACATCGTGTGTGGTTTGCATGTGTGATTTCGAGGCCCGTCAGATCTTGCGAGTACTACCATGTTCGCATGAGTTCCACGCCAAATGCGTCGATAAGTGGCTACGG TCTAACCGTACGTGTCCAATTTGCCGTGGTAACGCATCGGAGTACTTCGAAAGCAGCGAGGAGCAGTAA
- the LOC126557560 gene encoding beta-catenin-like protein 1: MDVGELLSFKPEQTPKRPSDFEREDNQNDDDDEHSPEPAARSQPPKKVNRTEQHASARGTPVLPAKEPQISEEERLNILKFVETEEPDGEVLDESGLKKMLLLFEKRVLKNQEMRIKFPDNAEKFMESEIELNDAIQELHAVATVPDLYPLLVELNGVASLLDLLSHQNSDISVAVVNLLQELTDVDILHESLDGTETLIEALRNQQAAGLLVQNLERLDELVKEEADGVHNTLAIFENLIEVKSDIAKEVAEQGLLQWIMKRLRAKIPFDGNKLYCSEILSILVQDTNDNRIMLGNIDGIDVLLQQLAAYKRHDPSTAEEQEFMENLFNSLCSALMAKENREKFLKGEGLQLMNLMLREKKLSRNGSLKVLDHAMAGPDGRDNCNKFVDILGLRTIFPLFMKTPKRSKKRLLSTDEHEEHIVSIIASMLRNCKGSQRQRLLSKFTENDFEKVERLMELHRKYLDKVEAMDREIDQEMRVDDEDEPDDDMVYVKRLSGGLFTLQLVDYVILEISCTDVVKQRVLKILNLHNGSMKMIRNVMREYAGNLGDASDSDWREQEQAHILQLIDRF, from the exons ATGGACGTAGGAGAATTGCTATCATTTAAG CCCGAGCAAACCCCAAAGCGTCCGTCCGATTTTGAACGGGAGGACAACCaaaacgatgacgacgatgaacATTCCCCGGAACCGGCGGCACGCAGCCAACCTCCGAAAAAGGTAAACCGTACGGAACAGCACGCAAGTGCACGGGGAACTCCAGTACTGCCAGCCAAGGAGCCGCAAATCAGCGAAGAGGAACGTTTGAACATTCTGAAATTTGTTGAAACAGAAGAACCGGACGGTGAGGTGCTTGATGAGAGCGGACTCAAGAAGATGCTACTGCTGTTCGAAAAGCGCGTACTGAAGAATCAGGAAATGCGTATAAAATTTCCGGATAATGCGGAAAAATTTATGGAAAGTGAGATCGAACTGAACGATGCCATACAGGAGCTGCACGCGGTAGCCACGGTGCCCGATCTGTATCCGCTGCTGGTTGAACTGAACGGTGTTGCCAGTCTGCTAGATCTTTTGTCACATCAAAATTCAGACATTAGCGTGGCCGTGGTAAACTTGCTCCAGGAGCTAACCGACGTAGACATTCTGCACGAAAGCTTGGACGGCACGGAAACGCTAATAGAAGCGCTCCGTAATCAGCAGGCGGCTGGACTGCTGGTACAAAATCTGGAGCGTTTGGATGAGTTGGTTAAGGAGGAAGCGGACGGTGTCCACAATACATTGGCGATCTTTGAGAATCTAATCGAGGTAAAGTCCGACATCGCAAAGGAAGTTGCCGAGCAGGGTTTGCTACAGTGGATCATGAAGCGTCTGCGGGCGAAAATACCGTTCGACGGAAACAAGCTCTATTGTAGCGAGATTTTATCGATCTTGGTCCAGGATACGAACGACAATCGCATCATGCTGGGCAATATTGACGGTATCGATGTGCTGCTGCAACAGTTGGCCGCCTACAAGCGACACGATCCGAGCACGGCCGAGGAACAAGAGTTCATGGAGAACCTGTTCAACAGCCTCTGCTCGGCCCTGATGGCAAAGGAGAATCGTGAAAAGTTCCTCAAAGGTGAAGGGCTACAGTTGATGAATTTGATGCTGCGCGAAAAGAAACTCTCCCGCAACGGTTCACTGAAGGTGCTCGATCATGCAATGGCCGGACCGGATGGGCGAGACAATTGTAACAAATTCGTCGACATCCTCGGTCTACGTACCATCTTTCCGTTGTTCATGAAAACGCCGAAGCGAAGCAAGAAACGATTGCTCAGCACGGACGAGCACGAGGAACACATCGTCTCGATCATTGCGAGCATGCTGCGTAACTGCAAAGGATCCCAACGGCAACGGTtgctgtcaaaatttaccgAAAACGATTTCGAAAAGGTGGAACGACTGATGGAACTACATCGAAAGTATCTGGACAAAGTGGAAGCGATGGACCGGGAAATCGATCAGGAAATG CGTGTCGACGATGAAGATGAGCCGGACGACGATATGGTGTACGTGAAACGTCTCTCCGGAGGTCTCTTTACCCTGCAGTTGGTGGATTACGTTATACTGGAAATAAGCTGCACCGACGTCGTGAAGCAGCGGGTTCTCAAAATCCTAAACCTTCACAATGGTTCAATGAAGATGATACGCAACGTGATGCGCGAGTATGCTGGCAATTTGGGCGATGCCAGTGATAGCGATTGGCGTGAACAAGAGCAAGCCCACATACTGCAACTTATCGATCGTTTCTAG